The Heterodontus francisci isolate sHetFra1 chromosome 4, sHetFra1.hap1, whole genome shotgun sequence DNA window GACTTTATTCGACATTACTCGCACTAAAATTCTTACCATCGGGACCATTCCAAACTTTTTCTCATAAGTTGGCATTCTCTTGCTTTTCAGCTTCTCCAGAACTTCCTGCAAAGCTTCAATCTGCGGGAAAGCAAACACTTGATATTTTTTTTAAAACGGTGTAGAAAAAATAAACTCGCCAGAATAACTAAGTTCCGTTCAAGCAGAAAGTACTGAAGCTGTTTTACCAGCGATAGAGCAGCATCTCCTTAAAAAGATCATTTTCAACTTCCGCATACACCTGCAAATCATGTATAGAATCTCAGCCTTTTCATCCTCCTTTCTCCTCACAATTATCTAATTCAACACTGATCGAGTCTTTAAGCAACATGGGGTGTCAATTTAAAGGGAAACATTTTTTTCAACGGACCCAAGTAACTTAGCGTCCGCAcattatggcgagtcgaagagacttagtagttggcaggaaaatagacagaggcgcaaggggagagccaactgtgcaacagccccgacaaacaaatttctctgcagcacctgtggaagagcctgtcactccagaattggcctttatagccactcctggcgctgcttcacaaaccactgaccacctccaggcgcttacccattgtctctcgagacaaggaggcccaaagaaagaaagaatatgaaACGATATTTGCAGTTAAATTAAAGAACTGTAGCTGGTTTTGCATAAacgaattgtgatttttaaaattaaattctaCACACAAAAGCTCATGATAACATACCAGTTCTTTTTCTTGAGAGGAATCCTCTTTGACTGAGTAATGGTCTACCGATCTGGCTTGCAGGTCTGATTCCTGGCAATTGGAGTTGAGGAGCAGAGCAGCGCTCAGCAGAGTGAGGAGGCAGAGCCGAGTACTCTCCATGGTGCTGAAACTCACACACTGACCACCACAAAGCACATCCAAAGTCAGACTCTGCCAGCCCTTTATATAGCAATCGGCACTTTTGAGATAATTAAACAAGCCCCCCCAAAAGAAATCAATCAGAACCTAGGAACATTGACGTCAGAGTGCACGCAACTCTCAGTGTTGAAGAAGTGCAGAAGAAAACGATCCTTTTCAAAAATCCTCAATTCATTCTTGATTGAAAGAAGCAAACCTCGAGGGAAGCAGAAAAAGCAGCTGTTGAGTTATTACTGTTCAATACCACTGCAATATATAATTACGTATGCAAGAACAGATAGACGTGTCAAAGGCATTGAGCATGAGAATAATGAGCTTATATATAGGAACCAGTGATCATGAAATGAAGTAAAATCTTTGCTTTTGCATTTAGTGTAATAGGGTATGTAGTACACTTGTAAAACAGGGTCCTTGCATAAAGGGGGAAAGATGAAAGGAAGCTCCTTGTTTAAACCCCCATCATTTCCCTATCAGCTTCCCCCATACCCCCTATTTCCAAAGGGACAACAATGGAAATGATGTATATGAAATCATCTAAGCCTCTAATTACTAAATCCAATAGCCTATTTAATGTTATGTAACTGTTAAAAGTAAAAGGCCACCTGAGAATTACGTTTACGACATAGCCTGCTGTGGTATCTTTAAGAGTGTAAGAATGGAATAATTAAATACTAAACTCCAATCCAAAGAACATTTATTCATGAAATAGAATGTATTTTACTCTAATGAATTGTGCATTCTTCACCTCAAACTGAAAATCTTATAGCCCCTTTATGTAGCACACGTGCATTATCTAAATGGGACTTGTAATTGTTCCTTTATTTTTAGTATACGAGTGCTCAAAAATCAAAACTAGACTATAGGAGCACAGTATAGACATGATTGATCTGTGGTAATTACAGAGTCCGGCAGATTTGTCTCGTCCGCAATGACCCTTCAATCTATCCTCGCTAGTATTGCAAATGATGCCGCCTTTTGAAAGTATAGAACGAAATCATAGACTCTGCTTCCGGCATACCCTCATCGCGGTCTCTCTGGAACTTGGCCAGAGATTTAGCCAAATGCAcatattttacttttattaaaattatgaaaggttttaaacAAACAGTCTGCATAACAATAAGGTACCGCGCAGAATCTGTCCCTCCATAGTATGAACTCTGAGACTAGCCAGCTGGCTTTATTGTCAGGGGCATAGGTACAGAACACAAGACGATAATGTCAGAACAACCTGATCTTCTCACTGCAGCCGGAAGAAGCAATAGTTTATCACTAGTTTTGAAACAAACACATGCAACATACTGCAAGGCGTGTTACCTTGGCGAACCCTAAAATTGGATTGAACGTTTACATTACACTGATTGTTGTATTATGATAGGTAGTTGAATACGAATTTGTGATATGACATAATTTGAGTTCAAATGACATTATAGAGACACATGGTAAGCTTGCAGTTGTGTATCATCCTCCCCTGTGGCAAGTTTCGGAGTGGAAATATTACATATAGAGAGAATGTTCTTCAGAAAAGGTTGGAATAAAATACTTGGGTGCATTTTGGtacaggcttatatatatatatatatatatatatgctgaATTTTTTTTCTGATGTGTATACCACATACCAGAGAATATACCCCACTAAGCTGGACGGAAAGCAACTATAATGGTGAATCATTATAACAGGGTGGTCACATgagataaaaacaggaagtgctggaaatgctcagcaggtctggcagcatctgtggagagaaaagcagagttaacgtttcaggtctgtgacctgctgagtatttccagcactttgtttttatttcagatttccaacatctgcagtattttgcttttattttagggtcacATGAGGTACTTGCCTCTTGCTTCCTCCTTCAAGGTGTTTCTTATTATACCATTAAACTTAATAGTGTCTAGAAATATCTGTCGGCTATCTTAGCAGAAATTTGTATATTAGTCCTTCATCTGTTATTTGAATATAGGAATTGACTTAATTAAAAGTGAATCAATATAGTTTCATCTGATAAAATATTAAGTGAGTGTTTTGCATTTTCAAGGAAGGCTGGTCTGCTCAAAGTTGCGatgtatctgaaataaaaacaaagtgctggaaatgctcagcaggtctggcagcatctgtggagagaaaagcagagttaacgtttcaggtctgtgacctgctgagtatttccagcactttgtttttatttcagatttccaacatctgcagtattttgcttttattttagggtcacATGAGGTACTTGCCTCTTGCTTCCTCCTTCAAGGTGTTTCTTATTATACCATTAAACTTAATAGTGTCTAGAAATATCTGTCGGCTATCTTAGCAGAAATTTGTATATTAGTCCTTCATCTGTTATTTGAATATAGGAATTGACTTAATTAAAAGTGAATCAATATAGTTTCATCTGATAAAATATTAAGTGAGTGTTTTGCATTTTCAAGGAAGGCTGGTCTGCTCAAAGTTGCGATGTATCTGAATCATTAAACAGGTATGAGGCTTGGATAATAAATGAGGATAAACAAATCTACAGACCACAAACCTTTCACAATTATTTACTTAATAAAGAGTGAGGGAAACTCTACATTCTGCATTAATAATACATTTATGGGGAAAAGATTGTCATAAAATAAGGGAATCTGAATTCTGCATATTATGTAATGGCAACGATGAATGTATATAAGTGTGGCTTAACGTAGTGTAAGATGATAACGGGGTTCGTTTATATATAAGAATTATAATCTGTAAGAATATAGATTTGAGTCTGACCAGGTATCCAACGGTGGGGCCAAGACATTTCCATCAAATGCAAGCATTTTGCATGTCTTATTTGCATATATGCTTGATTGACAACTCTTTTTTGAGTTTAAGGAACACATATTTAAATTTGATTTGTTCTGGGCATGTTTTGAAAAGTATTTCTCAACCTTTCACGTTCAAATTGAGCACTcagtctgagagagaaagagatgtcaGAGAGACTCCATGGATGGTCAACAATCTTGTGCCCAGTTCAATTTCCATTACAGTTAAGAACAGAAGATGCAACTGGTTACTATTTGCTATCTTCCAAGGGGGAATAGTTAAGTCTGTCAAATACTGTAAATGTAGTGTGTTATTGCTTCTGTTCACTTATCCATTTACTGGTTAAAAAGATATGTTTGATAGTTTATAGCCTAAGCTACAATCTCATGAATTCTTTATTCTACAACTTTCTGAAGTTGATGAAGATTACACAATGGAATATGATGCAATCGGTAGCTGAAATACAGTGACAAGGTTTTCTGTTTGATCCCTGGGTTCAATACAAATTACCAAGTGATTGAGCAGGTACAGGTATACTCCAGGCCACAGAGGGTGAGACATCTGTTATCTGACTATTCTGAAATCTTGACCCTCAGAAAATGTCTAGAATCAAAGCACAAAAGCATAATACGTTTCTAATATTGCTGCACATAACAACACATTAAACAATTCTTGCATAAAGGGTACAGTTTGAGATTTATCCAGTTGTGGTGTTTTAGATATCAATTTCAACTCAAGGAATCCAAGCCAAAGAATGTTGCATTAAATCAGGCTAGTAATTATATCAAGAGTTAAATAAAGATATTTAAGAATGGTATCAAAGTTTTAATGGGCTTGGACCATATGTTGATGAGATATCAATGGAACAAAACAGATCCAAATTTATAAGGAGGGTTAGGACTGGTTAGAATGTTCTTAATATTTTGGAAATAACAATTTTCAAATGTTTGTGTCCTTGAGAATAATGGTTAGACATTGCAAGGAGGTCCAGTTGCAAAAGAAGTTAACTATACATTATCTTTTGACCATAATATATTGTAATTAAGCCTTTTTATTTCCAGGGCAGGTGAATTTGGGGAAAAATATCAGATGGAATCTATTGAAAGAACATATTCTGTATGAGAATTACAACGTGGATTTAAACTAGAAATAAAATGGCACTGTGGAGGAAGTTTCATCCAACTTCTTTTCACTGCGGCCAACCATCTCTTCAAATTCCTCTCCCCGCTCCCTCTACTCTCATTTCCAACAAGCGTGAGGAGTTCATGGACTTCTGTCATTAAGATTGAGATCATCCATTCAGCTCCCTCTCTTTCACATCCCCCTTCCCCTTCCAACAAGCCAAACCTCCCCCCCCCAGGCTTCCCCACTGTCCTAACCCTGAACAAAAGTCCTTCTTGAGTTTCTCTCCTGTCTCCACACGTgcgctctctgagctcatcttgtccatgagaaccACCTCCTGCTGTCTTGACCTTATATCCACAAAACTACTAACCATTCAATTTCCTTTCCCAGTCCCTGTGCGAGCTGATATTTTAAATGCTTCCCCCTCCTCAGGTATTGTCCCTACCCATTTCAAAACCACTGACTACACTCCCCTCGTCAGAAAAAAACACCCTCAATCCCTCTATCCTTGCAAAAGTACATCATTTCCAGCCTTCCTTTCCTCTTCAAAATCTTTGAACATATAtggagttctgaagaaaggtcacagacctgaaacattaactgtttctctctccacagatgcttccagacctgctgattattttcaACActgcctgtttttatttcagatttccagcatccgcagtattttgcttttatctttgaaTATGTTTTTGCCTCTCAAATCTATTTTCCACAAGTCAGTGTTTGAATTCCTATATTTATGTTTCAATTCCTGCCACTGCACTCAAATGTttctgatcaaagtcacaaatcacatctagagagatacagcactgaaacaggcccttcagcccactgagtctgtgctgaccaacaaccacccatttatattaatcctacattaatcccatattccctaccacatccccatcattttcctaccacctacctgcactaggggcaatttacaatggccaatttacctatcaacctgcaagtctttggctgtgggaggaaaccagagcacccgacgaaaacccacgcagtcacagggagaacttgcaaactccgcacaggcagtacccagaactgaacccgggtcgctggagctgtgaggctttggtgctaaccactgcaccactctttgTAGTAAAGTTCATGTTACATTATCCCTTCACATCCTTCTCTACCTCTCTTCAGCTTCTTGGCAAGGTTGACCATACCAGCCTCCACCACCTCTCCTCTATCATTTAACTCAGTGGGAATGCCCTTGCTTGATTTCACTCTTATCTATCCAATTGTAGCCAAAGCATCCGCAGTATTGTCTTCTGCTCCTGCCCCCATACTATTATCACTGGTATcacacaaggatctatccttggttggCTTCTATTCCTCATATACATACTTCCACTTGTGACAGCATCTGAAAACATGGTATCAGGTTACATGTGTATGCTGATGGCACCAAGCTCTATCTCTGCATCGCCTCTCTCGACCCTTTTACTGCCTCTCTGTTGCCAGAATCCTTGTTTGACTTTCAGTCCCGGATGAGATGCAATTTCCtacaaataaatattgagaagatgtCAAGGATCGTCTTTGGACCCCACCACAAATCTGTACCTTTGCTACTGATACCACGCATCACAGTCCATCATCTCCCCCATACACACCCTCCCCACTGCTCCCCAGCCCCACCTTCATTGTCTCAATTTGACGATTACAGCATCCTATTTGATCTCAATCTCAATCCTATATACTCTTCATCACAAAAACTGCCTTCTCccacctttgtaacattgccaATCTTTGCTCCTTTCCCAGCACATCTACTGCTGAAACTTTCATCTATATTGGTAAGTACTCCCCCAATATTATCCCTGGCACACAAAGTGAGAAGCACCTTGATCAGTAGCAAAGCTTGCAGTAAAGGTAAGTGTTCTATACAATGAGATTGTGGAAATAACATTACATTTTATAGCTGAATAATGACCAACTAGTAACTAAACTTGAGCGAGGAGAGAAGTGGTTAAACACAGGCACTTTAGGATCAAGGTAGCTCCAGGGTGACACATCTGGCAATATTTTTGGAACAAAACAGACTCTAAAAGCTGAACCAGGCACGTCCACAACACTCCAGAGCATTGCTAATTAAATAGCCGGACTACCTCACTAATAGAATCCAGACATGTGTGTCATTCTGTAACCAGCTGTTAGCAGCTGTTAGCAGACACCTGACAGCAGCATAAGTAAACCGTTACCTTTTCTCTTCCTTTTGCATGAAATTGTCATGACTCTCCAAATGGCTTAATTGATATTTGGAACTGATCAAATGTGGAATCGCAACACCGTCTCCAATGGAAAGCATCATTATACAGCACAAGATCAACCAAATATGCACTTCttgcaaataacttttaaaaatctGGTACTTTATGACACACAATCAATAGAACCATTGCATCAACAATAGTCAGTGCATAAGTTGCCAGCTGTGGATCAAAGTTAGCATTtgcgcctctaaatcagaaggttgtgggttcaagcccccatTCTGGAGACTTAAACACaatgtaggctgacacttcagtgcagaacTCAGGAAGTGCTGTGATTAAaacgagacattaaactgaggccctgtctgccctctcaggttggtgtaaaggatcccatggcactattcagagGTGGCAGGGGAGGATTCTCCCAATTTCCTAGGCAACATTTGCTCCTTAAATAACATCGCCAAAAAAAACCTGGTCATTGCTGATCATGGAGCTttttgtgcgcaaattggttgttgCAGTACTATGAGggaaaccacacctaccaaaatgagacatattaatttcgtcatatggaacattatttttgaactgttactggacttgaaataacttgtttaaaaagaccacaacagcggctgaaaacatggctgcacatttgcatccgaaaagacagttgcatgaaaaagacaatgggagcactccctgattcaattagccagatgggtttgtcAATAGGGATAATCAAGGTCATCACCCTAAACTTTGGGCTGAATTATGTTGGGGTGGCGGGATTCCCGACGATAGATCCCGAAATCTGGGGGACCTCGCCTCTGCAGTTTCCAGCACCCCTGGCCACATTTTGGGCCCATTTGGCAACTAACAAGTTTCTGCCAGGGCTCCCGTCCCTTTCAGGGAAGAgagcccacctccaagagttgtcggccaatcaaagggccggcagctcttcagtctcagcagcgacatcgggactgcacccagctgagaGGATGCAGTGATGGATGCCGCCCTCaggaggtgagtggggtcggggctcACAGGGTCAGTCAGACAGGCCCCAGCAaggggagtgtggggagttggTGAGGATATGGGGGAAAGGGGGATGTTGCTGTGGGAGCAGCCATTGCCACTAAGAGACCTCTCTGTGGACAACAGAGTGCCCAATTAGGAGAGTTACTCCTCCACCGAACTCGCAGTGAGACTGCCAGGGTACAACAGGTGGTCTCCCCATGCGACAGAGGGCACACCCACCATTGGTAAAATGgtcgtggcagtgggaagaggcccttaatataAGTGGCACAATTAGCCTCTGGGCATGAGGGCTGTCCTCCATCTCCCCCGCCACTGTTAAAATGCCATGGCGATGGAAAGGCGACAAGCAATCCACCTCCCGCTTTCCTTCGCCATTTTACGGGccccccgcctcccagcccgtcccaagagggctggtaaaatccagcccattaactctgtttctctctgcacagatgctgtcaaacctgctgagtatttccagcattcttgaAATTTATTTCAAATTTCAAGAAGCAGcaatattttgaaattgtattggTGTGTGAGATATCTCCACCTtactaaggatgtcctcactgaaatctgccacctgctgcagccctaACTACAACCTGAATATGACTACATTGCAAGTGGCTATGAACGTGACGGTggccattagaacattagaacattacagcgcagtacaggcccttcggccctcgatgttgcgccaacctgtgaaaccatctgacctacactattccattttcatccatatgtctatccaatgaccacttaaatgcccttaaagttggcgagtctactactgttgcaggcagggcgttccacgcccctactactctctgagtaaagaaactacctctaacatctgtcctatatctatcacccctcaacttaaagctatgtcccctcgtgtttgccatcaccatccgaggaaaaagactctcactatccaccctatctaaccctctgattatcttatatgtctctattaagtcacctctcctcctccttctctccaacgaaaacaacctcaagtccctcagcctttcctcgtaagaccttccctccataccaggcaacatcctagtaaatctcctctgcaccctttccaaagcttccacatccttcctataatgcggtgaccagaactgcacgcaatactccaggtgcggcctcaccagagttttgtacagctgcagcatgaccttgtggctccgaaactcgatccccctactaataaaagctaacacaccatatgccttcttaacagccctattaacctgggtagcaactttcagggatttatgtacctggacaccaagatctctctgttcatctacactaccaagaatcttcccattagtccagtactctgcattcctgttactccttccaaagtgaatcacctcacacttttccgcattaaactccatttgccatctctcagcccagctctgcagcctatctatgtccctctgtaccctacaacatccttcggcactatccacaactccaccgaccttcgtgtcatccgcaaatttattaacccacccttctacaccctcttccaggtaatttataaaaatgacaaacagcagtggccccaaaacagatccttgcggtacaccactagtaactaaactccaggatgaacatttgccatcaaccaccaccctctgtcttctttcagctagccaatttctgatccaaagctctaaatcaccttcaaccccatacttccgtattttctgcaatagcctaccgtggggaaccttatcaaacgccttactgaaatccatatacaccacatccactgctttaccctcatccacctgtttggtcaccttctcgaaaaactcaataaggtttgtgaggcacgacctacccttcacaaaaccgtgctgactatcgctaatgaacttattcttttcaagatgattataaatcctgtctcttataaacttttccaacattttacccacaaccgaagtaaggctcacaggtctataattaccagggctgtctctactccccttcttgaacaaggggacaacatttgctatcctccagtcttccggcactattcctgttgacaatgacgacataaagatcaaggacaaaggctctgcaacctcctccctagcttcccagagaatcctaggataaatcccatctggcccaggggacttatctattttcacactttccaaaactgataacacctcctccttatgaacctcaatcccatttagcctagtagtctgtatctcagtattctcctcaccaacattttctttctctactgtaaatactgacgaaaaatattcatttaacgcttcccctatctcctctgattccacacacaacttcccactactatccttgattggccctaatctaactctagtcattcttttattcctgatatacctatagaaagccttagggttttccctgatcctatccgccaatgacttctcgtgtcctctccttgctcttcttagctctccctttagatccttcctggctagcttgtaactctcaagcgccctaactgagccttcacgtctcatcctaacataagccgccttcttcctcttgacaagcgcttcaacttctttagtaaaccacggctccctcgctcgacaacttcctccctgcctgacaggtacatatttatcaaggacacgcagtagctgctccttgaataagctccacatttcgattgtgcccatcccctgcagtttccttccccatcctacgcatcctaaatcttgcctaatcgcatcataatttcctttcccccagctataattcttgccctgcggtatatacctgtccctgcccatcgctaaggtaaacctaaccgaattgtgatcactatcaccaaagtgctcacctacatctaaatctaacacctggccgggttcattacccagtaccaaatccaatgtggcatcgcccctggttggcctgtctacatactgtgtcagaaaaccctcctgcacacactggacaaaaactgacccatctaaagtactcgaactatagtatttccagtcaatatttggaaagttaaagtcccccataacaactaccctgttactctcgcccctgtcgagaatcatcttcgctatcctttcctctacatctctggaactattcggaggtctataaaagactcccaacagggtaacctcacctctcctgtttctaacctcggcccatactacctcagtagacgagtcctcaaacgtcctttctgccactgtaatactctccttaattaacaatgccacacccccccctcttttaccatcttctctgttcttactgaaacatctaaatcccggaacctgcaacatccattcctgcccctgctctacccatgtctccgaaatggccactacatcgagatcccaggtaccaacccatgctgcaagctcacccaccttattccggatgctcctggcgttgaagtagacacactttaaaccaagttcttgcttgccagtgccctcttgcgtccttgtaaccttatccctgacctcactactctcaacatcctggaactacaatttaggttcccattcccctgctgaattagtttaaaccccccccccccccgaagagcactagcaaatctcccccccaggatattggtacccctttggttcaggtgaagaccatcctgcttgtagaggtcccacctaccccagaaagagccccaattatccaggaaaccaaatccctccctcctacaccatccctgcagccacgtgttcaactcctctctctccctattcctcgtttcgctatcacgtggcatgggcaacaacccagagataacaactctgtttgttcttgctctaagcttccaccctagctccctgaatttctgccttaaatccccatctctcttcctacctatgtcgttggtgcctatgtggaccatgacttggggctgctccccctcccccttaaggatcccaaaaacacgatccgagacatcacgaaccctggcacctgggaggcaacacaccaaccgtgagtctctctccttcccacagaacctcctatctgttcccctatctatggagtccccaatgactaatgctctgctcctcttcccccttcccttctgagcaacagggacagactctgtgccagatacctgtaccccattgcttacccctggtaagtcgtcccctgcaacagtatccaaaacggtatacctgttgttgagggaaacggccacaggggatccctgcactgcctgctggttccctctccttcccctgacggtaacccatctacctacttcttttacctgaggtgtgactacctccccataactcctctcaataaccctctctgcctcccgaatgatccaaagttcatccagctccagttccctaacgcggttctcgaggagctggagttgggtgcacttcccgcagatgcagtcagcagggacactcttggcgacccttacctcccacattctgcaggaggaacatacaactgccttaacctccattcccactattctaaattcccaacaaatctactgaaaaaccaaaaaaaaaagtcaaaacttgttagcttagcaatccaactgacagaactttttaaataaaaagcttaccttatcaacacaccagagtccttttttttggttagagtaggagggtgggtgggagacactacatgtgtagtgtctcgggtacagccatcacccaaatatatagtttttact harbors:
- the LOC137368673 gene encoding cocaine- and amphetamine-regulated transcript protein encodes the protein MESTRLCLLTLLSAALLLNSNCQESDLQARSVDHYSVKEDSSQEKELIEALQEVLEKLKSKRMPTYEKKFGMVPMCDAGEQCAVRKGARIGRLCDCPRGTFCNSFLLKCL